The following coding sequences are from one Sphingomonadaceae bacterium OTU29LAMAA1 window:
- a CDS encoding AI-2E family transporter, protein MTDAPLAKEPSPNELRDPFVRQELKRATVWLGLAGAIALAVILVQPLLIIFAGLVFAALLDGGVRLLGKVLPIGRGWRLLIVMLLTIAFLFGTFYLTGVQVSAQFSQLRTTLESQANRVAGWLSSQGLMPGASDVSGIARQALSSVGRITSWVGTAFGALTTMFMIIVIGLFVAMDPRTYQRGLEWMVPRSNRAEFAVVLERMGKTLRRLLAGRLLGMLAEGVLTWIALSIGGVPMAMILGILTGLLAFIPNIGAFISGALMVAVGFSAGTDVGYWAIGTYIVVQGFDGYVLLPIVAKKTVDLPPALTLGAQIMASALFGILGLALADPMTAMVKTALERSSEREGERDGSDEGVEQA, encoded by the coding sequence TTGACCGACGCGCCGCTCGCCAAAGAGCCTAGCCCCAACGAGCTGCGCGATCCCTTCGTCCGGCAGGAGCTGAAGCGGGCGACAGTGTGGCTGGGGCTGGCGGGCGCCATCGCGCTGGCGGTGATCCTGGTCCAGCCGCTGCTGATCATCTTCGCCGGGCTGGTGTTCGCCGCGTTGCTCGACGGCGGGGTGCGGCTGCTCGGCAAGGTGCTGCCGATCGGGCGCGGCTGGCGGTTGCTGATCGTCATGCTGCTGACGATCGCGTTCCTGTTCGGCACCTTCTATCTCACCGGCGTGCAGGTGTCGGCGCAATTCTCGCAGCTGCGCACGACGCTGGAATCGCAGGCGAACCGCGTCGCCGGCTGGCTGAGTTCGCAGGGGTTGATGCCGGGCGCGTCGGACGTCAGCGGCATCGCGCGGCAGGCGCTGAGCTCGGTCGGCCGAATCACCTCCTGGGTCGGCACCGCCTTCGGCGCGCTGACGACGATGTTCATGATCATCGTCATCGGGCTGTTCGTCGCGATGGACCCGCGCACGTACCAGCGCGGGCTGGAATGGATGGTGCCGCGGTCGAACCGCGCGGAGTTCGCAGTGGTGCTGGAGCGGATGGGCAAGACGCTGCGGCGCCTGCTCGCGGGGCGGCTGCTGGGCATGCTGGCGGAGGGCGTGCTGACGTGGATCGCGCTGTCGATCGGCGGCGTGCCGATGGCGATGATCCTCGGTATCCTGACCGGGCTGCTCGCGTTCATCCCCAATATCGGCGCGTTCATCAGCGGCGCGCTGATGGTGGCGGTCGGTTTCTCGGCGGGCACCGATGTCGGTTACTGGGCGATCGGCACCTATATCGTCGTGCAGGGTTTCGACGGATATGTGCTGCTGCCGATCGTCGCCAAGAAGACGGTCGACCTGCCGCCGGCGCTTACGCTGGGCGCCCAGATCATGGCGAGCGCGCTGTTCGGCATCCTCGGGCTGGCGCTGGCGGACCCGATGACCGCGATGGTCAAGACCGCGCTGGAACGCAGTTCGGAGCGCGAGGGCGAGCGCGACGGATCAGACGAGGGTGTCGAACAGGCGTAG